From Arachis hypogaea cultivar Tifrunner chromosome 3, arahy.Tifrunner.gnm2.J5K5, whole genome shotgun sequence:
CTTGGTGGTAacccattttttaaaaattattataagagaagaAAAGATGGAGGAATTAAAACACAGGGTAGGTACCCTCCTAAAACAAATCATAAAGCtacagaaaacaaaagaaaaaccaaaGACAAGAAGAAAACTCTCCAAGTCTCCATAGGACTCCACAGAACTAAACATCCTAAAACTAAAACAGAAAAAGTAACCATATGGTAGGAACAATGCATAAACTAATATTCTAGATGTGCAAAGTAAATGAGAGAGTTCCACAAAAGCTAAAAGGCAGTAAAAGAATAAATATGTAAGTGCATACAATTTCGGTAGCATCCACCCGAGTTCCCATAATCTTCAATCTCACTTCACtatctttttgaatttttacctGCACAAGATCAATTGATTAATTCCAAAATCATAACCCATAATTTCCTCTCTTGCTTTACAAGGAGAAGATAAGAAAATACGTACAGAACCATCTGAAGTAGTATAATTTGGCATATCCCCAGACTGAAACTCCATATCATCAGGAATCAACTGAGCAAGGGGGAAAAAGAATAACAGACAAAAAATGTATTAAAAGGTATGTAATAAAGCATTCCAGTTGCGACATAAAATAAAGAAAGCTCACTTTCATTCAGAACTTGCAGAGTGAATGCAAACAAAAAGTATTTGAGGAAGTCCAACCTCAtatcacaaattcacaatttGTAGCTTGCAAAACTAACATTTCCTCAATTGTCAGACAATTAAAGGAATAACTCAGTATCGGGTTCGACTGAAACCCAAAATTCTCACATTAAGTCATTTTCAGATAGAGAAAAAGTGAAATGAAGAATTGTTCCCATTATCCGAATAATTGATTCTAACTAAATGATCACCAGTCTACACAGTGATCTTTGTGGTGTTCTCCAAACACAGTGACCGAGTTGTATTAATCATGGAAGGCCATTAACAATTTAATACCCATAAATTTCGGATTGCACGACTCATTTCACGTCAAAGAACAACATCCTTTCAGTATTGAAATTTAACTGGCATAATCATAACAAAGTCCACCTCCAATTTATTTCAACCCAAACCCCCTACCTCACCAAAATTAATATTAAGATTAATATAGCCACAAAATTTCAGGGTGTTGTTTCATTGATGCATAATGAAGGATAAACATAATAGCATTCAAAACAAAGACATACAATAACAATCTTTgggtaaaatatgcaaataaaaaaaagcatACATGATTTGAAACAAAAATTTGCACGGGTCCAGCTTCGGCAAAGAATCCCATCTGCACAAACAGAACTCAAGTTAGTAAGCAAAATTCTATAAACCACTGGTTTGCTTAGCCGCATTTGAATCAAGGAAACAAACAGCTTCAAACCTTGTTGACCATGGTAACAACTGCTTCTAAGATCTCCCCTTTAAATGGCCTAAAAACAACACATTGGTACTTAACAGGGAATGTGACAAATCCTGTCCCATCCCTAATCAAACCCTTGCCGATGTTTTCAATCCCAGTAACAGCCACCACAAAGCCATGCCGACCACTGCAGGTGCCTTCAACATCTTTCATGAGCTTGGAAACAAGATTGTCGCGGAGGTTACGACCAAAGTAACGGGGATGCAGCTGCATGTTCCGCTCCAAAACTATATGGAAGAACATTTTCCTCTTTCTTGTGCTTGTTGATGCCCCTTTTGCCATAATATAAGTAGTAGCAACAGAACAAAGAATTAAGATATTAACAATTGATACAAAGATTTAGTGGCAATGaatcttcaaatcaaacaaagtCTTGCAACCCAACAAAGGTATTGGATTCTATTCAAGCTAGGATATAATTCACAAAAATCGAAGCTTTACCGTATTTTAAA
This genomic window contains:
- the LOC112734587 gene encoding DNA-directed RNA polymerase II subunit RPB7 yields the protein MFFHIVLERNMQLHPRYFGRNLRDNLVSKLMKDVEGTCSGRHGFVVAVTGIENIGKGLIRDGTGFVTFPVKYQCVVFRPFKGEILEAVVTMVNKMGFFAEAGPVQIFVSNHLIPDDMEFQSGDMPNYTTSDGSVKIQKDSEVRLKIMGTRVDATEIFCIGTIKDDFLGVINDPATA